The following proteins are encoded in a genomic region of Arachis ipaensis cultivar K30076 chromosome B02, Araip1.1, whole genome shotgun sequence:
- the LOC110267841 gene encoding uncharacterized protein LOC110267841 encodes MSLMSPLSSSFLFLILILFIPYTMTSNEYTYYSVHDVLRSYGLPAGLFPNNVKSYTLDETGFLEVQMHHPCLAQYETRVFFNSVVRTNLSFGQLKVFEGMYQEELFIWLPVKGIIVTDPSSGLIIIDIGLAYKHLSLSDFDNPPSCIYQGTLQIGGRKELASEYREEKFVYVNEWIFLCWYLSIFIIILWNYLHLCRHEFIR; translated from the exons ATGTCTCTGATGTCACCACTttcatcttctttcctttttctcattCTAATTCTCTTTATACCTTACACAATGACATCCAATGAGTACACTTATTATTCAGTACATGACGTTCTCCGTAGCTATGGTCTTCCAGCAGGATTGTTTCCAAACAACGTCAAATCCTATACCTTGGATGAAACTGGCTTTTTAGAGGTCCAAATGCATCACCCTTGTCTAGCTCAATATGAAACAAGAGTGTTCTTCAACAGTGTGGTAAGGACTAACTTGAGTTTTGGACAACTAAAAGTATTTGAAGGCATGTATCAAGAAGAGCTTTTCATTTGGCTACCAGTTAAGGGCATCATAGTCACAGATCCATCATCAGGTCTAATTATCATTGATATTGGTCTTGCCTATAAACACCTCTCTTTGTCTGATTTTGATAACCCTCCATCTTGCATATATCAag GTACACTTCAAATTGGTGGAAGGAAGGAACTTGCTTCCGAATACAGAGAAGAGAAGTTTGTCTATGTAAATGAATGGATATTTCTTTGTTGGTatctttcaatttttattatCATTCTATGGAATTACCTTCATCTTTGTAGGCATGAATTTATTAGATAA